A window of the Anoplolepis gracilipes chromosome 11, ASM4749672v1, whole genome shotgun sequence genome harbors these coding sequences:
- the Trol gene encoding basement membrane-specific heparan sulfate proteoglycan core protein isoform X19 — protein MGLPTTRLLPILLLLLALARSNLAQRHRTPYRSRNRDCSATEFICRSGQCIDSNRYCDGVHDCYDGSDEHNCPRCRAGEFECASGSCVSKSARCDGRNDCLDHSDEYNCTVTTCSGDQFRCLDGICLSIDKRCNGIPDCRNGEDEHQCGCGDAEFRCTDGRCIGYELQCNGVNECPDGSDERDCGLAPCPLMDFTCGDGSCIPKNSVCDGFDDCPRAEDELYCERECTPNQFKCATGNKCIEDVYRCDGHPDCPDHSDEDCPPSANDTTHTTSPTTNSFDPRWTPTRRRECDPRTEMRCDDGGCVLLRRKCDNVFDCLDGSDERGCGLCTPAEWKCASGECLPENQRCDGITQCSDGSDEDRCVTECPAGWFRCNDGLCLDNKRRCDGRPHCLDGSDEIDCPRNECPDGQLPCDNGVCINKNFFCDHNIDCHDASDERDCPDGGETGDSGPECHPDSFTCSDGSCIPRTAVCDGRADCPHDDDEINCRQGCTRDQFQCANGDCIPASQRCNGYIECADGSDEECEQPERPEPGQCAADQFTCISDGRCIPQSSVCNGIPECRDESDEHNCAQGAVCSYEEWQCKSGDCIPRHQHCDRRIDCPYDDSDELGCHYRAMQRNHSACRTNEWMCNDGHCIPLHQRCDKRLDCPRDMSDEMDCSYDNYTDGTSELRLKTYPSEQVIKENPAKQGREVVFQCRDEGFLRARVRWIRGNGLPLPPGSRDINGRLEIPNIQLEHAGTYICEAVGYPPSTSGRQVNVILSVEKFEQPATRPPQVCHFDQATCSNGDCIPKSYVCDGKFDCTDGSDEMRCSPHGCEPNEFRCNNKQCVSKLWRCDGDKDCADGSDEENCAPSPPGSPCRYNEFPCSSSKQCIPKSYHCDMERDCLDGSDEVGCSPVYIVKPPPPMVVLEPGELLILTCTAIGVPIPEINWRLNWGHIPSKCTTVSTNGTGTLTCPDIQIQDQGAYSCEALNIGGFVFAVPDAIVVVKEPRNVCPKGKFNSEAKVVDECISCFCFGVATECRSADLFTYQIPPPFNRYKIVSVETVPTIRIHGDVNSQISQILPVGPDGVQLLESFSNDLNIYNIPYFALPESYHGSQLKSYGGYLRYSIRHNGNGTPNNAPTVILSGNNYILIHKGAQPTPDYETEESVRFFYGDWYKQQGRSEVLASREEIMMALANVDNILIKVKYDDSMELDVHLTKIVMDTAEARNTGLGSASFVEECQCPTGYTGLSCEHCAPGYLRRESGPWLGQCYRDEPPCPPGYYGDPSRNIPCQICPCPLTNPSNQFARTCHLGFDGQPTCDCPPGYVGRRCEQCAAGYQGNPLIPGDMCVALQQCDPNGSLSPNADPHTGKCHCKQYATGLTCNQCKANTFNLASTNQFGCISCFCMGITNRCVSSNWYRNEIRVSFTNSIRDFSLIESKSTDASAIVEGIHLNTISREIIYSDFPNRGNNDVYYWQLPSIFLGDQITSYGGNLKYTVRYVPSPGGQSSRNNAADVELISANDINLLYYSRESPEPNSQQSFTVPLLEQYWQRNDGTQADREHLLMALADVRAIRIKATYTTHTDEAALSFVSLDTAEKYNTGKARAVEVEECTCPNGYRGLSCEDCDVGYTRAIEGLYLGICEPCNCNGHSNQCEPETGTCENCAHHTTGDYCEICEPGYEGDATRGTPNDCTYRSPRPEPCRCNEAGSRSTSCVDGRCECKRNVEGPECNRCRPSTYGLRAENIDGCIECYCSGVTDQCHESTLYIQQIPMWVYDSHHGFTLTDSTRRDIIDDGFELNVAMNEIGYRYPDSRSRRLFWSLPSVFTGNKVKSYGGNLTLTQHITANPGAQSYKDQDILLIGNGITLFWTNPTELQPDIPLTYSVPLKEHEWKRLTTEGPRGASRTDLMIVLSNLEAILVRASHSERMTATYISDISMDTAVENLTGDRRATQIEACRCPTGYTGTSCEICARGYYRDTSDRSVSYLGACNLCPCNKNEESCEISRSGQVKCHCLPGYTGQYCQDNVVVGEPSLTTTPGPISPPRIIVYIQEPEFQIVQTGNTVRYHCTGRSKDSESVNIRWEKEGDQLPPDRSVDDANGLLVIRDVKVSDSGIYVCQVSDGINIGRKRVTLTVGGANPVEPRIVISPSYQQVREGEPVEFRCEATGNPPPQLDWIRVHGSMSPEATFYNGIWSLPAASKNDAAEYKCIARNNIGVDEKTTILYVQDNPNKPPPQGLPPTVTPSEWSGTIGDVVRLICTPSQHANVTWTRSGGLSLPYTASQQDGILTITNPSPSDSGIYVCTATSIRGTETSTSARITIVARREPPTIKVKPERQEVSQGTIAEVRCITNGEPGEQVKWSKYTETMSSRVQQVGDTLRIINAQVSDRGVYICRVTSTTGSYEASAIIEVEPREAPVLELYPQDVQTVILGGSADLQCRAKAGFPVPTLHWSRQDNRPFASNIEQLPGGLLRLSNITVNDDGAYICSASNEVGSTSIIAHIEVQSLPVITITPKHGILQVKRGSRVRLMCSASGYPQPNVAWSKYVHGVTIHDTYSRTAATPLSAVYEIFSVSSDDEGSYTCQATNTVGIAEERIQIRIEDDEDDVPCTGDRGDIPCDDDRQRPQPDNRDPNQQGVLIPKDYLRIPNGGKVEMRCQVFGPDGDHIYLDWKRSDHRSLPEGSTVHNGVLSIPTVDRNAAGEYICLGLDPAGTVLFRAKSHLEIISPPRIELNPTRQTVGPGENPSIICTATGDEPLHIEWEAIGRPLPYSVSHSRGILQFHGITYSDAGKYVCKATNGAGTAEAVAEVLVNEHPYDDTEVRAEQRDVVTHAGNSVRLRCVVRERATIHWSREGQDLPSTARIGEDYLELTQVKPEDSGRYICQAQTSRGVSSDYINFNVSLYRSQCRHWEYECRSLQCIPMEYFCDGYVQCNDGTDERFCRNARYRQYLQRRRAASVPSINVEVSQDPVNIGDTVDIHCTCTGRSPRYHWSRPNHVSLPANAQEYGNILRLTNVAVTDSGPYRCIVDTPEGTFEKDFNLIVHGGILDEPTIETKYAPYDSSVEMDCRINLDSPIQYQWSKYGGLLPRDSQTLENKLKLTNVKAQDAGTYICIGYNGQARVEVPMVLVVTGVVPNFSQAPNSYIAFPPLPDSYLKFNIEISFKPESYNGILLYNDESSHGSDNDDFITLSLINGYPQFKFNLGSGPAVVRADKPITLSKWHTIKIQRNRKEATMLVDGENSYKVVAVGRRQGLDLKEPLYIGGLPNYDEISHQSEVNTGFVGCISRLVLGEKQVNLIDDQTSSVGITNCETCAENPCNNGGVCQEAATKNGYTCLCRAGFSGKHCDYVGQSCYPGACGEGKCVDKDIGFDCYCPIGKMGSRCEHSVNIHDPAFHNDRAFLAYQTPKAARRERESSTTIHSRSRLRNAQIRQPRSRPHHHNNMHHTKH, from the exons ACTCGTTCGATCCACGCTGGACGCCAACACGCAGAAGGGAATGTGATCCAAGAACGGAAATGCGTTGCGATGACGGCGGTTGCGTTCTTCTACGACGTAAATGTGACAATGTCTTCGATTGCCTCGATGGGAGCGACGAGCGGGGCTGTG GGCTATGTACACCTGCCGAATGGAAATGCGCCAGTGGCGAGTGCTTGCCAGAAAATCAGAGGTGCGATGGGATAACGCAGTGCAGCGACGGATCCGACGAGGATCGATgtg TAACCGAATGTCCGGCTGGATGGTTTCGATGCAACGATGGATTGTGCCTCGACAATAAGAGACGTTGCGATGGTCGGCCGCATTGCTTGGACGGCTCCGACGAAATCGATTGCCCTCGTAATG AATGCCCAGACGGTCAACTACCCTGCGACAACGGTGTCTGTATCAATAAGAACTTCTTCTGCGACCACAATATCGACTGCCATGACGCTAGTGATGAACGAGATTGCC CGGATGGAGGGGAGACCGGCGATTCCGGCCCAGAATGTCATCCCGACAGCTTTACCTGCAGCGATGGCAGCTGCATACCTCGTACGGCGGTATGCGATGGCCGTGCGGACTGTCCGCATGACGATGATGAGATCAACTGTCGTCAAG GATGCACGCGGGATCAGTTCCAGTGTGCTAATGGAGATTGCATCCCCGCCAGTCAGAGATGCAACGGATACATCGAATGTGCTGATGGTTCCGACGAGGAATGCG aGCAACCAGAGAGACCAGAGCCAGGCCAATGCGCGGCGGATCAATTTACGTGTATTTCGGATGGAAGATGCATTCCACAATCTTCCGTTTGTAACGGAATTCCAGAATGCAGAGATGAATCCGACGAACATAATTGTG CTCAAGGAGCGGTATGCTCGTATGAGGAATGGCAGTGCAAGAGCGGTGATTGTATACCTCGACATCAACATTGCGATCGCCGAATTGATTGTCCGTACGACGATAGCGACGAGTTGGGCTGTCACTATAGGGCGATGCAAAGAAATCATAGTGCATGTCGCACGAACGAATGGATGTGCAATGATGGTCACTGCATCCCGCTGCATCAGCGGTGCGACAAAAGACTCGACTGTCCTAGAGATATGTCCGATGAAATGGACTGCAGTTATGATAATT ataccGATGGAACATCTGAGCTTAGACTGAAGACGTATCCCAGTGAACAAGTGATTAAAGAGA ACCCGGCGAAGCAAG GTCGTGAAGTCGTATTTCAATGCCGTGACGAGGGTTTCCTACGTGCCAGAGTACGTTGGATTCGCGGCAATGGTCTTCCTCTGCCGCCTGGCAGCCGAGACATCAACGGTCGTCTAGAGATACCCAACATCCAGCTTGAGCACGCTGGAACATACATTTGCGAAGCCGTCGGTTATCCACCGTCTACTTCGGGCCGTCAAGTGAACGTCATTCTCTCCGTCGAGAAGT ttgagCAACCAGCCACCAGACCACCGCAAGTATGTCATTTCGATCAAGCCACCTGCAGCAACGGAGACTGCATTCCCAAATCGTACGTTTGCGACGGCAAATTTGATTGCACCGATGGATCTGACGAGATGCGATGCA GTCCGCATGGATGCGAGCCCAACGAATTCCGTTGCAATAATAAGCAGTGCGTCAGCAAGTTGTGGCGTTGTGACGGCGACAAGGATTGCGCCGACGGTAGCGACGAGGAAAACTGCGCGCCGTCTCCCCCGGGATCTCCGTGCCGTTACAACGAGTTTCCTTGCAGCAGCAGTAAACAGTGTATCCCGAAGAGCTATCACTGCGACATGGAACGCGACTGCTTGGATGGCAGCGACGAAGTTGGATGCT CTCCCGTTTACATCGTGAAACCACCACCGCCGATGGTTGTTCTCGAGCCAGGCGAACTGTTAATTCTCACTTGCACCGCGATCGGTGTCCCGATACCGGAAATCAACTGGCGACTCAACTGGGGACATATCCCCTCGAAATGTACTACCGTGTCCACTAATGGAACGGGTACATTAACATGTCCGGACATACAAATCCAGGATCAGGGAGCGTATTCGTGCGAGGCGTTGAACATCGGCGGTTTCGTTTTTGCCGTGCCAGACGCTATCGTCGTCGTGAAGGAACCTCGCAACGTGTGTCCGAAGGGCAAGTTCAATTCCGAGGCGAAAGTTGTCGATGAATGTATCTCGTGCTTCTGCTTCGGCGTCGCCACCGAATGTCGCAGCGCCGACCTTTTCACTTATCAGATTCCACCGCCGTTTAACCGCTACAAGATCGTGTCCGTCGAGACCGTTCCAACAATCAGAATCCACGGCGACGTCAACAGCCAGATATCTCAGATCCTCCCGGTTGGTCCAGACGGCGTTCAACTGCTGGAATCCTTCAGCAACGATCTAAACATCTATAATATTCCTTACTTTGCGCTGCCGGAGAGTTATCACGGTAGTCAATTAAAATCCTACGGCGGCTACTTGAGGTATTCGATCCGTCATAACGGTAACGGCACGCCGAACAATGCACCTACCGTCATCTTGAGCGGCAACAATTATATCCTGATACATAAAGGGGCACAGCCGACACCTGATTACGAGACCGAAGAATCCGTCAGATTCTTCTATGGTGACTGGTACAAGCAACAAGGAAGAAGCGAAGTCCTGGCCTCCAGGGAGGAGATCATGATGGCGCTTGCAAATGtggacaatattttaataaa AGTGAAATACGACGACTCAATGGAGCTGGACGTTCATCTCACTAAGATCGTGATGGACACCGCCGAAGCGCGAAACACCGGTCTAGGATCTGCATCCTTTGTCGAGGAATGTCAGTGTCCTACCG GATATACTGGCCTATCTTGCGAGCACTGCGCGCCTGGTTATCTGAGGCGAGAAAGTGGACCGTGGCTTGGCCAGTGTTATAGAGACGAACCACCGTGCCCTCCAGGATACTACGGTGATCCCTCAAGAAACATCCCTTGCCAGATTTGTCCTTGTCCGCTCACCAATCCGTCAAACCA GTTCGCTCGCACGTGTCATCTTGGATTTGACGGGCAACCTACGTGCGATTGTCCTCCCGGTTACGTTGGACGCAGATGCGAACAATGTGCCGCTGGTTACCAAGGGAATCCTCTTATTCCTGGAGATATGTGCGTCGCGCTTCAACAATGCGATCCTAACGGCAGTCTTAGTCCTAACGCTGATCCACATACTGGAAAATGTCATTGCAAG CAATATGCAACGGGACTCACTTGCAATCAATGTAAGGCGAATACCTTTAATCTGGCCTCGACAAATCAATTTGGATGTATATCATGTTTCTGTATGGGTATTACAAACAGATGCGTGTCCTCTAATTGGTACAGGAATGAG ATTCGTGTATCATTCACCAATTCGATTCGAGATTTCTCTTTGATCGAATCCAAGAGTACCGATGCATCAGCCATTGTAGAAGGAATTCATCTAAACACTATCAGCCGAGAAATAATCTACAGCGACTTCCCGAATCGTGGAAACAATGACGTTTATTACTGGCAATTGCCTAGCATTTTCCTGGGGGATCAAATAACATCTTACGGCGGTAATCTCAAATATACTGTCAGATACGTTCCTTCTCCGGGTGGTCAAAGTTCAAGAAATAACGCTGCGGACGTCGAACTTATTAGC GCGAACGATATCAACTTGCTTTACTACTCTCGCGAGTCTCCCGAACCAAACTCCCAACAATCGTTTACCGTCCCGTTACTCGAGCAATATTGGCAACGCAATGATGGAACTCAAGCGGATAGGGAGCACCTTCTAATGGCTTTGGCAGACGTGCGAGCCATCAGAATCAAAGCCACTTACACAACGCACACAGACGAAGCAGC gcTCTCCTTCGTATCTTTGGACACTGCCGAGAAGTACAACACTGGTAAAGCGCGCGCAGTCGAAGTTGAAGAATGTACTTGTCCTAACGGCTACAGAGGACTTTCCTGCGAGGATTGCGACGTTGGTTATACAAGAGCCATCGAAGGTCTTTACTTGGGTATCTGCGAACCATGCAACTGCAATGGTCATTCAAATCAGTGCGAGCCTGAGACTGGCACTTGCGAG AATTGCGCTCATCACACTACTGGCGATTATTGCGAGATATGCGAACCAGGATACGAAGGAGATGCTACCCGGGGCACGCCGAATGATTGCACATATAGAAGCCCCAGACCCGAGCCATGCAGATGCAATGAAGCCGGCTCGCGCAGCACTTCATGTGTCGACGGCCGGTGCGAGTGCAAAAGGAATGTTGAGGGTCCAGAATGTAATCGGTGCCGCCCGTCGACATACGGATTACGTGCCGAGAATATTGATGGATGCATCGAATGTTACTGCAGCGGGGTAACTGATCAATGTCATGAAAGCACATTGTATATACAGCAAATACCGATGTGGGTATACGATTCACATCATGGATTCACTCTCACAGATTC AACTAGACGCGACATAATCGACGACGGTTTCGAGTTGAACGTGGCAATGAACGAAATTGGTTACCGCTATCCGGATAGCAGAAGCCGTAGATTGTTCTGGTCGCTGCCAAGTGTTTTCACCGGAAACAAAGTGAAGAGTTACGGTGGAAATTTGACTTTGACACAGCATATTACTGCGAATCCTGGCGCTCAGAGTTACAAAGATCAAGATATTCTCTTGATCGGCAATGGCATCACATTGTTCTGGACTAATCCGACGGAACTTCAACCCGATATTCCGCTG ACCTACTCCGTTCCATTGAAAGAACACGAGTGGAAACGATTAACCACTGAAGGACCACGAGGCGCTTCCAGAACGGATCTCATGATCGTTCTCTCGAACCTGGAGGCTATCTTGGTCCGCGCGTCCCACAGTGAGCGTATGACTGCGACATACATAAGCGACATCAGCATGGATACAGCAGTGGAAAATCTAACCGGAGACCGACGAGCGACTCAGATTGAAGCCTGCCGCTGTCCGACTGGATACACAGGAACTTCCTGCGAAATCTGCGCACGCGGTTATTACAGAGACACCAGCGACCGATCCGTCAGTTATCTAGGCGCGTGCAATCTCTGCCCATGCAACAAGAACGAGGAGAGTTGCGAGATCAGTAGGTCCGGACAGGTCAAATGTCACTGCCTTCCGGGTTACACGGGACAGTATTGTCAAGACAATGTCGTCG TTGGAGAACCGTCACTGACTACTACACCTGGCCCAATATCTCCACCGAggattatagtttatattcaAGAACCAGAATTCCAGATTGTTCAAACCGGAAACACCGTTAGATATCACTGCACGGGCAGATCCAAAGATAGC GAATCAGTAAATATTAGATGGGAGAAAGAAGGTGATCAATTACCGCCTGATAGAAGCGTGGACGACGCTAATGGACTGTTGGTTATTAGAGACGTGAAAGTATCTGATAGCGGTATATATGTTTGCCAAGTGAGCGATGGAATTAACATTGGTCGAAAGAGAGTCACTCTAACTGTTGGAG GAGCCAATCCAGTGGAACCCAGAATCGTTATAAGTCCATCTTATCAACAAGTGAGAGAAGGTGAACCAGTTGAATTCCGTTGCGAAGCTACTGGTAATCCGCCACCTCAATTAGATTGGATTCGAGTCCATGGAAGCATGAGCCCGGAGGCGACATTCTACAATGGTATATGGAGCCTTCCAGCTGCGTCGAAAAATGACGCAGCCGAGTACAAGTGCATTGCTAGGAACAATATTGGTGTGGATGAGAAGACGACCATCTTGTATGTTCAAG ACAATCCTAATAAGCCGCCACCTCAAGGTTTACCACCAACCGTGACTCCGTCCGAGTGGTCTGGAACCATCGGCGATGTTGTCAGACTGATCTGTACACCATCTCAACATGCAAACGTCACGTGGACGAGATCCGGTGGATTATCGTTGCCTTATACAGCTAGTCAACAAGATGGAATTTTAACCATCACTAATCCTAGTCCGAGCGATTCTGGCATATACGTGTGCACTGCGACAAGCATACGCGGAACGGAAACGAGCACCTCCGCCAGGATAACGATAGTTGCTCGCAGAGAACCACCAACTATCAAAGTCAAACCCGAACGACAAGAAGTGTCTCAGGGCACGATTGCCGAGGTACGTTGCATTACCAACGGAGAACCAGGGGAACAGGTGAAATGGAGCAAGTATACAGAAACGATGAGTTCGCGTGTGCAACAAGTAGGAGACACGCTTAGAATCATTAACGCCCAAGTCTCCGATAGGGGAGTGTATATCTGCCGAGTTACTAGCACTACAGGCAGTTACGAGGCCAGTGCCATAATCGAAGTTGAAC CTCGCGAAGCTCCGGTCTTAGAGTTGTATCCTCAAGACGTTCAGACGGTCATTCTCGGTGGTTCGGCCGATCTTCAATGTCGCGCGAAGGCTGGTTTCCCGGTGCCTACATTGCACTGGTCTCGTCAGGATAATCGACCGTTTGCATCCAACATCGAACAACTTCCTGGCGGACTGCTTAGATTGTCAAACATCACGGTGAACGACGACGGCGCTTATATCTGCTCCGCGTCGAATGAAGTCGGCTCGACGTCGATTATTGCGCACATCGAAGTACAGTCTTTGCCTGTGATCACCATTACTCCCAAGCATGGTATTTTGCAAGTAAAACGCGGAAGTCGAGTCCGTTTAATGTGCAGCGCAAGTGGTTATCCGCAGCCTAACGTAGCTTGGAGCAAATATGTACACGGAGTAACTATACA TGACACATATAGCAGAACAGCGGCTACTCCACTAAGCGCTGTATACGAGATATTCTCCGTTTCATCCGATGACGAAGGATCTTACACTTGCCAGGCCACGAACACTGTAGGAATAGCGGAAGAGCGTATTCAAATACGCATCGAGGACGACGAGGATGATGTTCCTTGCACTGGAGATAGAGGCGATATTCCATGCGATGATGACCGACAACGTCCGCAACCTGATAAT AGAGATCCAAATCAACAAGGAGTGTTGATCCCCAAAGATTACTTGAGAATCCCGAATGGTGGCAAGGTGGAGATGCGCTGTCAAGTCTTCGGACCTGACGGAGATCACATCTATCTGGACTGGAAGAGGAGTGATCATCGTTCCTTGCCGGAAGGTAGCACAGTGCACAACGGAGTATTAAGCATTCCAACAGTCGACAGAAATGCAGCCGGAGAATATATCTGTTTGGGCTTGGATCCTGCCGGTACCGTGCTCTTCAGAGCGAAATCCCATCTTGAAATTATAT CTCCGCCAAGAATCGAATTAAATCCCACACGTCAGACAGTGGGACCCGGAGAGAATCCATCCATAATTTGCACCGCTACAGGAGATGAACCTCTGCACATCGAGTGGGAAGCTATAGGACGTCCGTTACCTTATTCGGTATCACACAGTCGTGGCATTCTGCAGTTCCATGGTATCACTTATTCCGATGCTGGCAAATACGTGTGCAAAGCGACGAATGGAGCAGGAACAGCGGAAGCGGTCGCAGAAGTTTTAGTCAATG AACATCCTTACGACGACACAGAAGTTCGCGCTGAACAAAGAGACGTAGTGACGCATGCTGGCAATTCCGTGCGTTTACGTTGCGTGGTACGCGAACGTGCGACGATTCATTGGAGTCGAGAGGGACAAGACTTGCCGAGCACTGCCCGAATCGGAGAAGATTACTTAGAGTTGACGCAAGTGAAACCGGAAGACAGCGGAAGATACATCTGTCAAGCCCAAACCAGCCGCGGTGTATCCAgcgattatattaatttcaacgtATCTC TGTACCGATCGCAGTGCAGGCATTGGGAGTATGAATGCAGAAGCCTACAATGCATTCCAATGGAATACTTTTGCGACGGCTATGTTCAGTGCAACGATGGTACTGACGAACGCTTCTGCCGCAACGCGCGTTATCGCCAATATCTTCAGAGACGACGCG CTGCTTCCGTGCCGTCAATAAACGTCGAAGTATCTCAAGACCCAGTAAACATTGGTGACACAGTTGATATACATTGCACATGTACTGGACGAAGCCCACGTTATCACTGGTCGAGACCGAATCATGTTAGCCTGCCGGCAAACGCGCAAGAGTACGGCAATATTCTGAGGCTGACCAATGTAGCCGTCACCGATAGTGGACCCTACAGATGCATAGTAGACACGCCCGAGGGCACATTTGAAAAGGACTTCAATCTGATTGTTCATG GCGGAATCCTAGATGAACCAACGATTGAGACGAAATATGCGCCGTACGATTCGAGTGTAGAAATGGATTGTCGTATCAATCTCGATTCACCAATACAATATCAGTGGAGTAAATATGGTGGACTTTTACCACGTGATAGCCAGACTTTAGAg AACAAATTAAAACTGACTAACGTAAAGGCTCAAGATGCTGGAACATACATTTGCATTGGATATAATGGACAAGCACGCGTAGAAGTTCCTATGGTGCTAGTCGTAACAGGAGTCGTGCCTAATTTTAGTCAGGCACCCAACAGCTATATCGCTTTTCCACCTTTACCCGATTCTTACCTTAAATTCAACATCGAAATCTCTTTCAAACCAGAAAGTTACAACGgcattttattgtacaatgaCGAATCTAGTCATGGGTCTGACAACGATGACTTCATTACTTTATCTCTAATTAATGGATATCCGcaatttaa ATTCAATCTTGGATCCGGACCAGCTGTTGTACGTGCAGATAAGCCCATTACGTTGAGCAAGTGGCATACTATCAAGATCCAGCGCAATCGAAAGGAAGCAACGATGCTGGTAGACGGCGAGAATTCTTACAAGGTAGTTGCAGTAGGTAGACGTCAGGGTCTAGACCTCAAAGAACCCCTCTACATCGGTGGATTACCCAACTATGATGAAATCAGCCATCAGTCCGAGGTGAACACAGGCTTCGTAGGATGTATCAGTCGGCTAGTTCTCGGAGAGAAGCAGGTTAATCTAATTGACGATCAGACAAGTAGTGTGGGAATCACAAATTGTGAAACTTGTGCCGAAAATCCCTGTAACAATGGGGGTGTATGCCAAGAAGCGGCTACGAAAAATGGCTACACATGTCTCTGCCGAGCTGGTTTCAGTGGCAAACATTGCGACTACGTCGGACAATCCTGTTATCCAG GTGCATGCGGAGAAGGTAAATGCGTCGACAAGGATATCGGTTTCGATTGTTATTGTCCAATCGGAAAGATGGGATCACGGTGCGAGCATTCGGTGAACATCCACGATCCAGCTTTCCATAATGATAGAGCTTTTCTCGCGTATCAGACTCCGAAAGCTGCTAGACG ggaaagagagagttcGACCACTATACACAGTCGATCACGATTACGCAACGCACAAATTAGGCAACCACGATCAAGGCCACATCACCACAATAATATGCACCACACAAAACATTAG